The Candidatus Eisenbacteria bacterium region GGGAACGGTACGATCTGATCTCCTTCAACGCGATCCACCCCAGCCACAGCCCGGCGCTTTATACCTCCGATTTCTACGCCGAGTGCGCGCGCAAGCTCTCCGACCGGGGCGTGATCTGCGCCTGGGTGCCGACGAACAGCTTCACCGAGCACCAGTTCCAAATCCTGTTGAAGACCTTCCTCTCCGTCTTCCCCCATTCGTCGCTCTGGTACGTGAACCCGAACCATCTGGTGCTGATCGGAACCCGACGGGAGCTGCGCCTCGACTATGCCGAGTTCCGCCGGCTGGCCGCGCTCCCCGAGGTGAACCGCGACCTGGCGAACTACACCATGGAGGATCCCTTCCGGCTCCTCGCCTACCACCTCATGGACGAGAAAGACCTTGATCTTTACACAAGAAGCGTTCCCGTCAACTCGGACGACAAACCGTACCTCGAGTACTCACGGGAAATGTACACGCGCCCCGAGATCGTCGACGCCATGCTCTTTCACCGTTCGAGCATCCTCCCCTACCTGGTGTTCGAGGGGGACGGAGAGGCGACGGCGGACACGCTCCGTCGCTATGAGCAGGCCGCCTTCCATCTGCTCGCCGCCCAGGCGGTGCAGTGGCTGGAGATGCCGAATCCCGACAAGGCCGGAAGCACCTGGAAGGCGGATCAGGAATTCCGGGAAGCCTTCCGCATCCTTCCCGGAGACAAAAACCTGGAGGTGATCGCGGCGGTCACCGAGAAGGACGAAGAGAGACTCCGCGCGCTCCTCTCGACGGAACCGATGAACCTGCTCGCCTGGGACACTCTCCTTCGCATACAGAGAATGCGTCGGGACTGGGAGGGGATCGCGCGAACCCTCACCGAACTCGGCACACCGGTCACCGACCAGGCTCGTCTCTGTCTGGGGATGCTCCACCTGCGCTCGGGCGAATGGGATCGAGCCGAACGGGCCTTCCGCGGCCTCGCCACCGGCGGGGAATCGGAGACGCTCCGGCGCGTCGGCGAGGAGTACCTGCGGATCATCGAAGGGGAACGCGACGCGTCCGGTCGCGACACGAGCCCGGATGAAAAGACCGCCCTCGCCCAGCGCTACTGGGGTGTCGGGGACCGGGAGCACGCGGAGGAGCTCTTCCGTGAAGCCATCGAACGATTCCCCGATCGCCCGCTTCCCCTTTTCGCATACGCCCAGGCGCTCGAGGAGAGCCGCCGCTTCGCCCGCGCCGAGTCTCTCTACGCAATCGCCGCTTCCTTCCCCATCAAGCGCGAGGATTTCCGGCGTCTCATCGACGAAGGGCTCGAGAGAACCCGGATCCTGGTCGCGCTGGAACGCAGCCCACACCGCGTCACGCGGATCGAGGGAAGGGGCGGCGAACCGATCGACGTCGATCCGGCCTCTCCGGCGCTCCGTCTGCGGATCGCCGCTCTCCTCGGCGCGCGGGGGATGTGGGCCCACGCGGCGGTGCATCTCCGGCTGGCGGTGACCATCGACCCGGAAAACGCCGACGCCCATGAAGCGCTCGGCGGCGTCCTCTCCCTGCGAGGCCTCGTCGACGCGGCGCGGAGCGAGCTGAAAGAGGCGATCCGGATCGACCCGAACCGCCGCTCCGCCCGGGAGAAGCTGCGCGAGCTGGAGGAGGAAAAGGCCGGCGCCTGAGGTCCACGCCGCAGAGAAGGTCGCATCCAAAAGGTTATTACACAAAGACACGGGCCGCCCGGCGGGGCGGCCCGTGTTCACTCGATCGAGGATCTCCGCGCTACTGAACCGGCGGGGGAACCTCCACTCCGGCGGGCGGTTCCAGGGCGGGAGGATCGGTCCAGACGATCTCCGCGTTCTCGCGCAAACCGTTCAGATATTCTTCGATCATCTCCCTGCGGTGCTGCTGATTCAGCTGCTCTTCGATTCCGGAGCGCACCTCATCGAGAGGGAGTTGCCGGGCCTCGCGCCGGTCCAACACCTCGATGACGTGAAAGCCGAAACGGGTTTCCACCACGTCGCTGGTTTGGCCTACGGGAAGCGAGAAGGCGACTTCCTCGAAGGGTTCCACCATCCGGTTCCGCCCGAACCATCCCAGGTCGCCCCCGTTCTCCTTGCTCGGGCAATCGGAGTACTCCTGGGCGAGGGCGGCGAAATCGCCCCCCCGGCGGAGTTGGTCGCGGATCGACTCCATGTCCCGGCGCTTGGCGGCCTTCGTCTCCTCGTTGTCGTTCTCTTTCAGCATCATCAGGATGTGCCGGGCGTTGACCTGCTCCTCCTGGCGGAATTTGTCCTTGTTCTCCTCGTAGGCGGTGGCGATCTCACCGTCCGTCGCCTTCGGGTAGTCGCCGGTTTTCTCCTCCAGAAGCGCGTCGATCTCCATCATCCGGCGAAACTCTTCGAAGAAGGCCTCCTCGGACTCCCATCCCTGGGCGAGGATCGCCTCGCGGAAGGCGGCGCTGTCCGGAAACTGGGTGAGGAACTCGTCGAAGCGGGCCTGAATCTCTTCTTCGCCGAGACGGTTCCCTTCGCTCTCCACCGCCTCGGCGAGGAGGATCTTGTTGACCAGGTTGTCCCGCGCCTGCTGCATGAGCAGGCCCTCCATCTGCTGCGCCTGGAAGGGGGAGACCTGGCCGCCGAACTGCCGGAAGAGCCGAGCCGTTTCCGCCTCCAGCTGCGCCGCGGTCACCTCCTGCCCGTTCACGGTGGCGACCACATCGCCGGCGGAAGCGGATCCCTCCTCCCCGCCCGACCCCTCTTTGCCTCCGCAGGAGACCAGCAAAGCCGGTAGGAGGAGCAACAGCGTCGCCCCCGACATCCATCTCTTACGCATCCCGTACTCCTCGTTCGAGAAACGGAAAGAACGCGCGCGGTCGCGCCGCGCCCCTCCTCGATCCCTCGCGCATCGCCGGCGCGGGCGGGGCGGTCGTTCCGCCTCCGCGGCCGGTCGTTTTTCGTTTCCGGCGGGGGGTTTCATTCCCGCCTTTTATCGCAAATATCCCAGCGCCTCGAGCCTCTCGCGCTCCTCCGGCGAGAGGGAGGCCGCCTCGGTCGCTCCGTACCCCGCCGCCGCGGAGTCGAGCCGCGCCCGCCACTCCTCGGCGCGCAGGCGAAGCCGCTCCATCTCCTCCGGCATCGCGGCGGCGAGATCCCGAGTCTCCCCCGGGTCCTCGTCCGTCCGGTAAAGCCTCTCGCCCAATTTCATCGGCATGCGAATGTACTTGAGATCGCCGGCGCCGAGCGCCCAGGAATCGAAGACCCGGGTCCTCCAGTCGTATCCCTGCCCGATCACGTAGCCGTAATAGGTGATGCGAAGCTCCTGGAATCGTTCTCCCTTCTCTTCCGGCGGCGGATCGAAAAGGGAGCGCCCCTGCATCTCCGCCGGGGGGCGCACGCCGCAGAGGTCGAGAAGAGTGGGCGCCACGTCCACCGTCGAACCGTTCCGGCCGTCCACGCGCGGCGCCGCCGCGCCCGCCGGCTTGATCCAGAGAGGCACGTGGACCGATTCGACGTGCAGGCTGTGTTTGTGCCCCTTCGCGCCGTGTTCGAAGAACTCCTCGCCGTGATCGGCCGTAATGACGATCACCGTGTTCTCCCAGAGCCCTTCCTCCCGGAGGGCGTCGAAGATCCGCCCCAGCATCTCGTCGGTGCAGCGGATCTCCCCGTCGTAGCGGGCGACGGTCCAATCGAGCCGAGCCTGTTTCATGCCGGGATGGATCTGCGGGTTCCGGTCGAAATCGGAATCATCGAAGGGTTCCATCTCCGGCGTCGTGAAAAGAGTGTCGTAAGGGGGCGGCGGGAGAAAGTCGTAGTGGATGTCCCAAAAATAGGCGAAGAAAAAGAAAGGCTCCCGCGGCCCGGAGCGAATGAAGTCGAGGATCTTCGCCTCCATCACCGGGTTCGTCACGTCGCCGTGGGCGGTCTCCTGCTCCACCGAAGAGGGGGAATCGTCCCAAACGGCGAAACCCTGGTTCAGGTTGTACGGGGTGCGCAGGAAGGGACCGCCGAGAACGGCCTCGGTGTGGTAGCCGCGCTCGGCGAGGATCTCGCCCAGCGTAACGTAGGAATCGTCGAGACGCTCGTGGGGTTCCCGCACCCGGTGCGTCGACGGATAAAGGCCGGTGAGAATCGTCGCGTGCGAGGGGAGGGTCCAAGAGGTGACGGAATGGACGTCGCTGAAGCGGACCGCGCTTTCGGCGAAACGGTCCAGGTTCGGGCTCGTCGCCCTCTCGTAGCCGTAGCAGCCGAGATGATCCGCCCGGAGCGATTCGAGAGTGATCAGGATCACATTCGGGCGCGGTCCGCCGCCGCACCCCGCCGCCGCGAAGGCCACGAGAAGCGACGACGCGGCGAACGCCGCCGCGCGTCCCCGCGCGCTCCGAAACCGTCCCGCTCTCCTACCGGCCATTTCGCTCCCCGCCGGACCGTTCCGCCCGGTCCCCTTTCCGCCATGAACTTGATACGGAATCCGATTTAGATTACGATCGACCCGAGGGGCGCCTCCCTTTCGGGGGTGATGAAGATCCCCTCTCCCTCCGGACCGACGGCGCCGAGGATAAACAGCTCCGACGTTTCCGGTCCCATCTTTTTAGGAGCGAAATTCACCACGCAGACCACCTGCCTGCCGATCAGCCCCTCTTTGGGATAGTTCGCGTATCCGGCGATGGACGTGCGCGTTCCGATCTCCGGACCGAGATCGACGGTCACACGGTAGAGCGGCTTGCGCGTCTCGGCCTCCTCCACCGCCTCGATCCGCCCGATCCGCAGATCGAGCGCTTGAAAATGCGCGAAATCGGCGGTTTCCTTCATGCTGCGTCGAACCTCCTCCCCGCCTCGGGGGAATCAGGGTTTCCCGTCCTTCTCCCGCGCGGCGCTCGTTTCGGGCGCCGCCCCGCCGCCGATGTAACCGAGGGCGCGAAGCATCTCCCGATGTTCCTCGGGGAGTTCCGGCGTTTCCGACGAATCGCCGAATGCCGCCGCGACGCCGCGTCCCTCCAGCAGCGCGGCGAGCCGCTTCGCCCTCTCCGGCTCCTCGTCCAGCCGGTCCCTCTCCTCGCCGGGATCGCCGTCGAGGCGGAAGAGCTTCTTCTCGCCGTCGTCCCAGGCGATCAGCTTCCAGGGCGTCTCCACGACGGCGCGGATCTCACGCTCCCACGGGGCGGAATCCCACGCCGGATGGGCGCGCCGCACCTCGTCGAAGGGCTGGCGGAACGGGCCGAGCGACTCCGCGATCCGCGTTCTCTCCGCCGGCGGGGCGAGCAGGCTCACCGCCCCGCTCCCCTCCGGCGCCGGAGGCCGGTCGATGCCGGCGAGGGCGAGCAACGTAGGGAAGAGATCGCCGGTCATCACCGGCCGCCGGTCCCGGCCGGGCGGAATTCGACTCGGGTAGCGGATCAGGAGAGGCACGTGAATCAGTTGCTGGTAGAGAGAATACTGGTGGTCCAGCATGTGGTGCTCGCCCAGATGTTCGCCGTGGTCGGAAGTGAGAATCACCACCGTGTCGTCCAGCTTCCTTCGCTCGCGGAGCGCTTCGATCAGACCCCGGAAGAGGTCGTCCAACTCGGCGATGCACGCGTCGTAGGTGCCGGCGGTGACCGAAAGCTCCTCTTCGTCGTACTCCTTCAGCCCGAACGTGTAGCTCCAGAGAGGCGTCCAGGAGCGGTCCACCTCGTAGGAACGGAGGACCTCCTCCTCCGACATCATCCGGCGCCTGTATTTTTCCGGAGGAATGTAGGGCCGGTGCGCCTCCATATAATTGAGAAAGGCGAACCAGGGAGCGCCCCCTTCCTCCCGATCGTCGATCCAACGGAAGAGCGCCTCGGCCGCGAGGGCGCCGCTCGCCTTGATGTCCCAAGGACCCACCCGGGCGGCGCGCACTTTCGGCGGGAGTTCGCTGCTCACGTCCTCCGGGCGGATCTTGCCCGAGACGATCTCCAACGCTCTCTTTTGGAATTCGATCTGCCAAGGATGTTCCACCGTCTCGAAACCCTGGTCGAACTTCTTCACCTTCGAAATGTGCGGGTTGGCGGACCAAAGGTAGGTGTCGTAGCCGGCGTCCCGGAAAAGCTCCGCGACGGTGACCAGGTTCTCGCTCAGGAAAGGACGGCTGTTGGTGCAACCGTGGAGCGACGGCGGAAGGCCGGTGAAGAAAGAGGCGTGCGAGGGGAGGGTGTAGTTCGACTCGGAGAGACAGTCCTCGTAGACGCGGGCGGTTTCCGCCCACTCCTCCAGAAAGGGGGTGGTCGGCCCGCCTCCGTAGAGGCCGAACCTGTCCGCCCGCGCGGTGTCCCAGACGACCCAGAGGACGTTGGGACGCTTTTCCGCGCCGCCGGAGCAGGAGAGCGCCGCCGGCAAAAGCGCAAACAGGAAGAAAATCGCGCCGGTCCTCCCTCGGACGGCTTTTCCGAGACCGATCTTCAAGTGAAATCCTCCGCCGGGGGCGGTTCGGACCCGAGAAAGGGCTCCCGCCCCACTTCCGCGCCGACCCGCGCGGTTCCCCGTTTCCCCGGAACGTTCCAGTCTAGACCGCGGAGGGGGACCGGTCAACCGGGGGGGCGCGAGGAAGGGTTCGTGAGGGGCGCGGCGCGGCGGGGGCGACCACCTTCCCGGAATCGGGAGCGATCGGGTCGGCGGAGAGGAGCCCTTTCGGACGCGGAACCACGCGACGAAAAGAGCGTCCGTCGCGCTCCCCCTTTCGCGCCCCGCACGGCGCCGTTCTGATGTATACTTAAACACGATTCCCCCGAGACGCACCCCCGATTCGATGAAAGGAGCACTGCTTGTTGCGGAGAACCCTCGCGGTTCTCGCCTTCTCCCTGCTGGCGGCTTCCCCCGTCCCCGCCGCGCAGAGGACGTTGCTGGCGGAGCTGTTCACCAACTACACATGAAGCGGCTGCCTCGCCGTCAAGGACACGCTTCACGCGGTCTTCGACGGCTACGCGGGGCGGGTCGTCCCGATCGAGTATCACGTCGCATGGCCGATGCCGACCGATCCCGGCTACCTCTTCAATCCGGGCGACGTGAACGGGCGCGTGAACTTCTACCGCGTCACGGAAATCCCCAAGCTGTTCCTGGACGGGACCGTCGAGGTCTCCCCCTGGCCGATTTCCGATTTCGGCGCTCGGGTGCGCGCCGCCGTGGACACCCTCCTTCTCCGGCCGAGCCCCCTCCGGATCCACATGACGCAGACCGCCGGACCCGATTCGGTGCGGGTCCTTTTCGACGTCGCCGCGCCGGAAGATCCGGGCACGGCGGAGCAGAGACTCTTCCTTGCCGTCACCGAGATCTGCCACGACTACGGCGGCGAGGTCTACCGCAACCTCTTCCGCGATTTCCTCCCCGACTCTCTCGGCCGGGTGCTGCATCTCGCGAAGAACGATTCGGTCTCCTTCGATTGGAGTTACCCGATCGATCCGGAGTACGAGCCGGAGATGCTGGTGACGGCCCTCTATCTACAGGACCCGCGCGATTTTGGGGTGTTTCAGGCGGCCTCCGACGCGGTCGGCGTCCCGACACGCGTCGCGACCGGCGCTCCGGCCGCGGTTCGTCTCCTCGGCAACGCGCCGAACCCCTTCAATCCGACGACGACGGTCCGGTTCGCAATGGATCGCGCGGGGCCGGTCCGACTTTCCGTGATCGATCCGGCGGGGCGGCTCGTGACGGTGCTCCTCAATCGTTCCCTCGGCACGGGGGAGCACGCCGTGACGTGGGACGGGAGGGACCGCTCCGGCCGTCCGGCGGCGAGCGGCGTCTACCTTCTCCGCCTCGAAGGGGACGGAGCCTCCGGCGCCCGCAAGATGACCCTCCTTCGCTGATCCCCCTTCCGCGCCGCTCCGGGCGCTGCTACAATCCCTTCGACCGTGAAAGGGAAAGGACCTCGACACCCCCCCTTCTCTCGGAGGAAACGAACGTGATGCAACGCGTACTCGCCGCAGCGGCCGTGGCGGCGCTTCTCTTCGGCGCCGTCCCGGCGGACGCGCTTCTGAAGACCGGCGTCTCGGCCGGAATGAACTTCTCCTCCCTGGGCGACGTGAAGGTGACGGACTACGAGACCACATACGACAGCCGGACCGGCTGGCACATCGGCGTCTTCGGCGCCGGCGACCTCGGTCCGATCGGCGTGCGCGCCGGGCTTCTTTACACCGACGCGGGCGCCCTCTTCGACGGGATCGGCGACACCCCCGGGCTCCCGGCGGACTTCAAGGAGGACTTCCGGGTCCGATACATCGCCCTGCCGATCGATTTTCAGTGGCGCTTCGTGCTGCCGCCGATCCGCCCCTATCTGCTCGCCGGCCCGGAGTTCCGCTACGACCTCACGTCCGACGACGCCTTCGAGGGGAACATCAAAAAAACGACCCTTGCCGCCAACATCGGCGTCGGCCTGGAACTGGGGCTTCCCCTCCTGGGCGTTTCGGTCACGCCGGAGATTCGATACTGTTTCGACCTGCAGGAAATCACCGACAAGACCCTCGAGATCGGCGGAGTCGGATTCGAGACCGACGGCGCCTACAAAGGGAGCGCATGGGTTTTTCGCCTCCACGTCGGGTTCTGAGGTGATCCCGCCCGCCGCGCGAGACTGGGAAGAGATACGCGCATTCGCCGGCGAGGCGGCCGCCCGCGTCGGAGAGCGCCTTCTCGTCGATGGGAGCCGGGGGCGGACGGAGAGTAAGGAGGACGGCTCCTTGGTCACCGCGGCGGACCGCTGGGCGGACGAGACGCTCCGCGAGGCGGTCCGCGCCCGCTTCCCCGACCACGGCGCGCTCACCGAAGAGGGGAGCACCTCCCTCCCTCCGAACGACTGGTGCTGGGTGATCGACCCGATCGACGGGACCACCAATTTCGCCCGCGGGTTGCCGATCTGGGGGATCAGCCTCGGCCTGCTTTACCGCGGCGAGCCTGTTTTCGGGCATGTCCGATTCCCCGCCGTCGGCCAATCCTTCGACGGGATTCAAACCGGGGGGGGCGGGCCGGACGGAGCCTGGCTGAACGGCCGGCCGATCCGCGCCCTGCCGCGGGAGCCGTCGGAGAACCGGCTATTCAACGTATGCGCGCGCAGCGTCTACCTCCTCCGACGCCCCTTCCCCTGCAAGCTCCGGATGCTCGGCTCCGCTACCTACAACCTTCTCCTCGTCGCCGCCGGCGCCTCACTCGGCGGCGTGGAGAGGACGCCCAAGATCTGGGATATCGCCGCCGCCTGGCCGATCCTGCACGCCGCCGGCGCGGTCTGGATCCCACTCGACGGTCTTCCCCCCTTCCCGGCGCGGCGCGGCGATGACTACGCCGGCCGCAGCTACCCCACCCTCGTCGCCGCGGGACCCGAGCTCGGCCGCCTCTTTCACGACCGCCTTCGCGTCGGCCCGGACGACCCGCCCCTCTGACCCGTTCCGGAAAAGGTGGAGACCCGCCATCCGGATGCTTACAATGAAAACGCCGCGGACTTCGCGTTCACGTCCATCCCGGATGGAGAGAGGAGGGGAACATGCGGAATCGAAAACGGTCCGGCCCGGCCGCGACGCGGATGGGGATCGCTTCGGCGCTCCTCGTTCTCGCGATGGCGGTTTGGACGGGCCTCGCCGCCGCGCAGGTGCTCGGCTCCTGCGGCACGGCGGCTGAGAATGAACCGGCCGCGGCGCCGGGGACTCCCGCGGTCGCGCCGCAGGGAGCGCCGCCCGCGCCGCCCGCGCCGGTCTCCCGGATCCTGATTCCGGGCGACCGGGCGATCAACTTCGAGCTTCCCGCGGTGATCGGCGACGACATCCGGATGGTCAAGCTCTCCGATTACAACGGCAAGTGGCGGGTGGTTTGTTTCTATCCCGCCGATTTCACCTTTGTCTGACCCACCGAACTGGCCGCGGTCGCGGCCGCGTACGGTGAGCTGCAAGAGCTCGGCGTCGAGGTGATCGCCATCAGCAGCGACACCCACTTCTCCCACTGGATGTGGAAGAAGACCTCCCCGACCATCCAACACGTCCCCTTTGCGATGGCGGCCGATCCGAGCGGCTCCGTGGGCCGCGCGTACGGCGTCTGGAACCCCAAGACGGGTCTCAATCACCGGGGCCGCTTCATCATCGATCCCGACGGGATGATCCTCGCCGTGGAGGTGCTCACCGATCCGGTGGGCCGCAACGTGAGCGAGCTGATCCGCCAGATTCAGGCGATGCAGGCGGTAAAGGCGAACCCGGGAAAGGCGGCGCCCGCCGGCTGGAAGCCGGGGGATCCCATGATCGAAACGAGCAAGGAGAAGATCGGCGTGTATTAAAACGCCGGTCCGCGGCGTTTTCACGGGGGGGCGGGTCGTCGATCCGCCCCTCTCTTGTTTACCCGAAAAGGACCGGGGGAGAGCCTCGCGGCGGGATGGACGGCCCTTCGGTCGGGGATTCTCTTTTCGCGAACGATGGGAGCGGAAGAGAGCAGGCACCGAAGAGCGAGATCACCGCGTCTCCTCGCGCTCCCTCTCCGCGCGCCGCAACATCGCGAGGGTGGCCCCCCATCCCCCGCGTTCGGGAGGCGCCTGGCCGAAACGGACCACGCGGGGATCCCTCTTCAGAAAGTCCCACACCTCCCGGCGGAGAACACTCCTCCCTTTGCCGTGAATGATCCGCACCTCGACGATCCCGAGGCGCTCCGCGCCGGCGAGGAATTCCTCCATCACCTCGGGAATCTGCTCCGGGAAAAAACCGTGGAGGTCGAGAACGTCCGTCACCACGATTTCCCCGGAGGGTTCCCCGTCCCCCTCATCGTCCGGGGCGCGTTCCCTACCTCGCGGGGCGCGCCTTTCCCCGCCGGCCAGGAACCCGCGCAGTCTATCGAGAAATCCCATCGCCGTCCCTCCGCCGCGCCGGCGGCCGTCCTTCAGTATACGCCCTCGCTTCCGGGGCGCGAATGTTGTATAATAATTGGGCGCGCGTGGTTGCGCGACCCCACCTCGTCCCGCGCGCCGAGACCGCTCTCCCATGATCCCCCGACGATCCCTAGAGTGCGAAGGAGAATCGATATGCCCCGCAGCCGCCTCATCACCCGAGCGCTACCCGCTCTGACTCTCCTCCTCTTCCTGTTTTCCTCCCTAGCCGCCGGCGGCGAGATCCACAAGGTGATCCGGATCGATTTCTCCCAAAAGGAGGCGATCCGCGATCTTCTCCGCGAGAACCGGGACGTGGCCGACTACCGGCCGGACACCGGCCTCACTCTCGTCGCCAACGAGGCGGAACTCGCCGAGTTCGCCGCCCGCGGCATCCGTTATGAGGTGCTGCGCGAGGACCTCGGCGCGGCGCTCGGCGCCCTCTTCGAGCCGGAGACCCGCGCCCTGGACGCGGCCTACCACACCTATGCCGAGATCGACGCGGCCTTCGACAGCCTGGTCGCCCTCTATCCGACCCTCGCGGAGAGGCACGACCTGGGCGACAGTTGGGAGGCCCGCGACATTTTCGCCCTCAAGATCTCCGACAACGTCTCCCTCGACGAGGGGGAACCGGAGGCGATGATCATGGGGTGCCACCACGCCCGGGAGATCATCAGCGTGGAGATGCCCTATCTCTTCGCCGAGTACCTTCTCGACAACTACGGAACGGACTCTCTCGTCACGGCCCTCGTCGACGAGCGGGAGATCTGGATCGTGCCGATGATCAATCCCGACGGCCACCAGTACGTGGTGGACGTGGGCGACTGGCGCAAAAACCGGCGGAACAACGGCGACGGCACCTACGGCGTCGACCTGAACCGGAACTGGCCTTACATGTGGGGGCTCGACGACGTCGGATCCAGCCCCAACACCTACAGCGAAACCTACCGCGGTCCCTCCGCCGGTTCGGAGCCGGAGCTCCAGGCGCTGATGACGCTCTTCCAGGCGAAGGAGTTCGCCACCTGCCTCTCCTTCCACAGCCACGGCCGCATGTACCTCTATCCCTGGGGCTACGCCTCGATCCAAACCGAGGACGACGACGCCTTCGCGGCGATCGGCGACAGCCTGGCGGCGCACAACGACTACGACCCCGGCTCGACCTACACGGGGCTCATCTACCTCACCAACGGCGGGAGCGACGACTGGGCCTACGGCGACTCCACCAAGCCCGCCTGCTTCAGCATCACGCCGGAGATCGGCGACCAGTTCGACACGCCCGCCTCCTTGATCCCGGTGCACTTCGCCGAGCAACTCCCGGCGATGCTCTTCATGGTCCGGATCGCCGATGATCCTTATCGCTTCAAGATTCCGGCCCGACCCGTCATCGCCTCGCTGCCGGACGACGAGGACGGCGACTACGCCGTGAGCTGGGCCCTCGGCGCGGGGGGCGACTCCGACGTGGTCTCTTACGAGCTGGTCGAAGCGACCGGCGAGTCGATCGTGCTCGACAGCGCCGAGTTCGGCCTGGGCGATTGGCTCACCGACAACTGGACATGGAACGACGAGAGGAAACACTCCGGGTCGTACAGCTTCTACTCCGGCACGGGGGACGAGTACTCCGCGGCTTTAGAGGCGCCGCATCCCATCGACGTGGAGGCGGGCGACTCCCTCACCTTCTGGGGATGGTGGCGCGTGGAGAACGAGTGGGACTACTGGTACGTGGAGATCTCCGAGGACGGCGGCGCTTCCTGGGCGCCCATCCCGGGGAGTTACACCACCGACGTGGACCCGAACGGCAACAACCGGGGGAACGGGATCACCGGCGCCTCCGGCGGCTGGTTCCCCCTCGCCTTCGACCTGAGCGACTACGCCGGGGAGAGCATCCGGATCCGTTTCCACTACGTGACCGACCAGCTGACCAACCTCCGCGGGGTGCAGGTGGACGACATCCATCCCGTTCGCCTCTTCGCCGAGGTCGACACTCTGGACGACGCGATCCCCACCGCCTCGTACGACGTGACCGGCCGCACCGAAGGGGACTGGTTCTACTGGGTGCGCGCCCGGGACGCGGAGGCGCAGACCGGTTTTTGGAGCGACCCGGCGAAGGTGACGGTGCTCCCCTCCACCGGCGTAGCGGCCGGCGCGCCCGCGGCGACCCGCCTCGGCCGGAACCGCCCCAACCCCTTCAACCCATCCACCGTCATCTCCTGGTCGCTGGCGCGGCCCGGAAACGTCTCCCTTTCGATTCACGACGTTTCGGGGCGTCTTGTGCGGACGCTCGTGCGCGGCGCGAGAGACGCCGGTGATCAGGAAACGGTTTGGGACGGCCGCGACGACCGGGGGGGCGCCGTCGCCTCGGGAGTCTACTTTTACAGGTTGCGCGCCGGCGCGTTCACCGAGACGCGCAAGCTGGTGCTGCTGAAGTAAGGAAAACGCGCGCGCGGACGATCGAGCGCCCCGACCGGAACCGCCGGCCGGGGCGCGTTTCTTTTCCTTTCAAGGCTTTTTACAGAAGCGCCTCCACCTCGTCCAGCAAACGGTCGAAGAGGCGGACCGTTTCCTCGATCGGCTCCGGCGAGGTCATGTCCACGCCCGCGCGGCGGAGAATCTCGATCGGGTAGTCGGAGCCGCCCGCCTCGAGGAAGCCGATGTAGCGGCGCACCGCTTCCTCTCCCTCCCGAAGGATGCGTTGGGAAAGCGCGGTCGCCGCCGCGAAGCCGGTGGCGTACTGGTAGACGTAGAAGCCGGTATAGAAGTGCGGGATCCGTGCCCAATAGACGTCGTGCAGCTCGTCCCGCTCCACTCGGTCGCCGTAGAGCGTCTCGTGCGCCTCGGTGAAGATCCCGCCGAGCGCTTCGGCGGTGATCGGCTCCTCGCGTTCCGCCGCCTCGTGGATTCTCCGTTCGAACTCGGCGAAGAGCACCTGCGTGT contains the following coding sequences:
- a CDS encoding Smr/MutS family protein, with amino-acid sequence MGFLDRLRGFLAGGERRAPRGRERAPDDEGDGEPSGEIVVTDVLDLHGFFPEQIPEVMEEFLAGAERLGIVEVRIIHGKGRSVLRREVWDFLKRDPRVVRFGQAPPERGGWGATLAMLRRAEREREETR
- a CDS encoding redoxin domain-containing protein, encoding MAAVAAAYGELQELGVEVIAISSDTHFSHWMWKKTSPTIQHVPFAMAADPSGSVGRAYGVWNPKTGLNHRGRFIIDPDGMILAVEVLTDPVGRNVSELIRQIQAMQAVKANPGKAAPAGWKPGDPMIETSKEKIGVY
- a CDS encoding immune inhibitor A, giving the protein MPRSRLITRALPALTLLLFLFSSLAAGGEIHKVIRIDFSQKEAIRDLLRENRDVADYRPDTGLTLVANEAELAEFAARGIRYEVLREDLGAALGALFEPETRALDAAYHTYAEIDAAFDSLVALYPTLAERHDLGDSWEARDIFALKISDNVSLDEGEPEAMIMGCHHAREIISVEMPYLFAEYLLDNYGTDSLVTALVDEREIWIVPMINPDGHQYVVDVGDWRKNRRNNGDGTYGVDLNRNWPYMWGLDDVGSSPNTYSETYRGPSAGSEPELQALMTLFQAKEFATCLSFHSHGRMYLYPWGYASIQTEDDDAFAAIGDSLAAHNDYDPGSTYTGLIYLTNGGSDDWAYGDSTKPACFSITPEIGDQFDTPASLIPVHFAEQLPAMLFMVRIADDPYRFKIPARPVIASLPDDEDGDYAVSWALGAGGDSDVVSYELVEATGESIVLDSAEFGLGDWLTDNWTWNDERKHSGSYSFYSGTGDEYSAALEAPHPIDVEAGDSLTFWGWWRVENEWDYWYVEISEDGGASWAPIPGSYTTDVDPNGNNRGNGITGASGGWFPLAFDLSDYAGESIRIRFHYVTDQLTNLRGVQVDDIHPVRLFAEVDTLDDAIPTASYDVTGRTEGDWFYWVRARDAEAQTGFWSDPAKVTVLPSTGVAAGAPAATRLGRNRPNPFNPSTVISWSLARPGNVSLSIHDVSGRLVRTLVRGARDAGDQETVWDGRDDRGGAVASGVYFYRLRAGAFTETRKLVLLK